A stretch of the Panicum virgatum strain AP13 chromosome 9N, P.virgatum_v5, whole genome shotgun sequence genome encodes the following:
- the LOC120693278 gene encoding uncharacterized protein LOC120693278, which produces MDSWEEEVRRFMLEEEEEDDELFFVLVPALQLGMYDEKEPEHTSVLTGPKYVKEVLEGHERWCKVDFRMESEIFRAIVHFLRVENLLRDTRGVMIEEQFAMFMFMLSHNASTERLKKRFQHSGETIHRKITEFFDIIPALTHKFLKLPDVYQTHVKIASDPRYMPFFQVSYRY; this is translated from the coding sequence ATGGACTCTTGGGAAGAGGAAGTTAGGAGATTCAtgttagaggaagaagaagaggatgatgaATTATTTTTTGTTCTGGTCCCCGCACTTCAATTGGGCATGTATGATGAGAAAGAGCCAGAGCACACCTCAGTTTTGACCGGTCCAAAATATGTCAAAGAAGTCTTAGAAGGTCATGAGAGGTGGTGTAAAGTGGACTTTAGGATGGAATCTGAGATTTTTAGAGCTATAGTACACTTTCTTAGAGTGGAGAATCTATTACGTGACACGCGTGGTGTTATGATTGAAGAGCAGTTTGCAATGTTTATGTTCATGCTCTCTCATAATGCGAGCACCGAGAGGCTAAAAAAGAGATTCCAACATAGTGGTGAGACTATACATAGGAAAATTACAGAGTTCTTCGATATAATTCCAGCCCTTACTCATAAGTTTCTGAAGCTTCCAGATGTATACCAAACACATGTCAAGATTGCGTCCGACCCTCGATATATGCCTTTCTTCCAGGTTAGTTATAGGTACTAG
- the LOC120693277 gene encoding uncharacterized protein LOC120693277, whose protein sequence is MTNAIGYALGHAAMSGDVSRAAWNSAYEKGLVEILHEYKDNPKYKGQNGWSSEGWRIITAKFNESFPIAHFTKQQIQEKEKELKGNYKTLRDAKKESGNGWNESLCMILAEPKIWEKLIKNHPKVAKFRKKPFPLFYQLEALYEGSIATGNLNFTSIQQKDPLDDAPMAAPRVAPMAAPRVAPMAAPMVAPIAAPTVAPMAAPAERSISEQSLHSDLRDFGNNPYVSSFDGQGTSSARNEQNEAHSAPSEGGSGRKRKQSHIGSALEDYVEFKKSQTSKTLEALNEKKKHAEEFCFEKCADQVDSINELTNEEKSYAIELFESDTNREVFMKTKNPEVRLIWLKRKIRVLSGRAI, encoded by the exons ATGACTAATGCCATTGGATATGCTTTGGGACATGCAGCCATGTCAGGTGATGTTTCAAGGGCTGCTTGGAACTCCGCATACGAGAAAGGGCTTGTTGAAATATTACATGAGTATAAGGATAACCCAAAATATAAAGGTCAGAATGGTTGGTCATCAGAAGGGTGGAGGATTATCACTGCCAAGTTCAACGAGAGCTTTCCCATAGCTCACTTCACAAAGCAACAAattcaagaaaaggaaaaggagctTAAAGGTAACTACAAGACACTAAGAGATGCAAAAAAGGAAAGTGGTAATGGCTGGAATGAATCTTTGTGCATGATACTTGCCGAACCAAAAATCTGGGAGAAGTTAATTAAG AACCATCCAAAAGTAGCAAAGTTTCGCAAAAAGCCATTTCCTCTCTTTTACCAATTGGAAGCACTATATGAAG GAAGTATTGCCACAGGGAATCTTAACTTCACTTCAATTCAGCAAAAGGATCCTCTTGATGATGCTCCTATGGCTGCTCCAAGGGTTGCTCCTATGGCTGCTCCAAGGGTTGCCCCTATGGCTGCTCCAATGGTTGCTCCTATCGCTGCTCCAACTGTTGCTCCTATGGCTGCTCCTGCTGAGAGAAGTATCTCTGAACAAAGCCTCCACAGTGATCTTAGAGACTTTGGCAATAATCCGTATGTTTCAAGTTTTGATGGCCAAGGGACCTCAAGTGCACGCAATGAACAAAATGAAGCTCATTCTGCTCCAAGTGAAGGAGGAAGTGGGAGAAAGCGTAAGCAAAGTCACATTGGATCCGCTCTTGAGGATTATGTGGAGTTTAAAAAGAGTCAAACAAGCAAAACTTTGGAAGCTTTGAATGAAAAGAAAAAGCATGCTGAGGAATTTTGTTTTGAGAAGTGTGCTGATCAAGTGGATTCTATaaatgaattaacaaatgagGAGAAGTCATATGCTATAGAGCTCTTTGAATCTGATACAAACAGAGAAGTGTTCATGAAGACCAAAAATCCTGAAGTTCGTCTAATTTGGCTAAAGAGAAAAATCAG AGTGCTCAGCGGACGTGCGATATAA